A genomic window from Gossypium hirsutum isolate 1008001.06 chromosome D10, Gossypium_hirsutum_v2.1, whole genome shotgun sequence includes:
- the LOC121222258 gene encoding phospholipase D zeta 1 isoform X4, translated as MAKHLPKLAKDDDSDKCCACHWFNCCNDNWQKVWAVLKPGFLALLADPLDTKPLDIIVFDVLPALAGNTEGRASLAAEVKERNPLRHAFKVTCGSRSVRLRTKSSGKAKDWVAAINDAGLRPPEGWCHPHRFGSFAPQRGLTEDGSQAQWFVDGRAAFDAIASSIEDAKSEIFICGWWLCPELYLRRPFHEQASSRLDALLEAKAKQGVQIYILLYKELALALKINSVYSKRKLLSIHENVRVLRYPDHFSTGVYLWSHHEKLVIVDYQICFIGGLDLCFGRYDTHEHKVGDNPPSVWPGKDYYNPRESEPNSWEDTVKDELDRGKYPRMPWHDVHCALWGPSCRDVARHFVQRWNYAKRNKAPYEEAIPLLMPQQHMVIPHYMGRSKEIEFESKNVEENKKGIKRRDSFSSGSSLQDIPLLLSQEAKELDSCTLSPKSNGLDTTASKSVSFAFGKSKIEPAVADTPMKGFVDDLRSSDLYNEKSSDVKWQPEAELSDSDWWERQERAAQGGFVDEAGQVGPRTSCRCQIIRSVSQWSAGTSQIEESIHCAYCSLIDKAEHFVYIENQFFISGLSGDEIIRNRVLEALYRRIMRAYNDKKCFRVIIVIPLLPGFQGGLDDAGAASVRAIMHWQYRTICRGQNSILHNLYDLLGPKAHDYISFYGLRAHGKLFDGGPVATSPVYVHSKVMIIDDRAALIGSANINDRSLLGSRDSEIGVLIEDKEFVDSWMGGNPWKAGKFALSLRLALWSENLGLHRGEINQIIDPIIDSSYKDIWVGTAKMNTTIYQDVFSCVPSDLIHSRLALRQSIVYWKERLGHTTIDLGIAPTKLESYHNGEVKQVDPMERLKSVRGHLVSFPLDFMCKEDLRPVFNESEYYASPQVFH; from the exons ATGGCAAAGCATCTACCAAAACTTGCCAAGGATGATGACTCTGATAAATGCTGTGCATGCCACTGGTTCAATTGCTGTAATGACAACTGGCAAAAG GTGTGGGCTGTACTGAAACCTGGATTCTTGGCCTTGCTAGCAGATCCGCTCGATACTAAACCTTTAGATATAATTGTTTTCGATGTATTACCTGCCTTGGCTGGTAACACTGAGGGCCGAGCATCATTAGCAGCTGAAGTAAAGGAACGTAATCCTTTACGCCATGCTTTTAAG GTCACATGTGGTAGCCGGAGCGTAAGGTTAAGAACTAAAAGTAGTGGTAAAGCTAAAGATTGGGTTGCTGCAATTAATGATGCCGGGCTTAGGCCCCCTGAGGGCTGGTGTCATCCTCATCGCTTTGGCTCTTTTGCTCCTCAAAGGGGTTTGACAGAAGATGGTAGTCAGGCTCAATGGTTTGTGGATGGTAGGGCAGCTTTTGATGCTATAGCTTCATCAATTGAGGATGCTAAATCAGAG ATATTTATTTGTGGCTGGTGGCTTTGCCCAGAATTGTATCTACGCCGTCCTTTTCACGAGCAGGCATCCTCCCGGCTTGATGCTTTGCTGGAAGCCAAAGCTAAGCAAGGGGTTCAG ATATACATCCTTCTCTACAAAGAACTTGCTCTTGCTTTGAAAATCAATAGCGTCTATAGCAAGAGAAAGCTTCTTAGCATTCATGAGAATGTGAGGGTATTGCGTTATCCTGACCACTTCTCTACCGGTGTCTATCTATG GTCCCACCATGAAAAACTAGTGATTGTTGATTACCAAATTTGTTTTATTGGTGGACTTGATTTATGCTTTGGTCGCTATGACACACATGAACACAAGGTGGGAGATAATCCTCCCTCAGTATGGCCTGGAAAAGACTACTATAATCCAAG GGAATCTGAACCAAATTCATGGGAAGATACAGTGAAAGAcgagttggatcgaggaaaataTCCTCGAATGCCTTGGCATGACGTACATTGTGCACTTTGGGGACCATCTTGTCGAGATGTAGCACGACATTTTGTTCAGCGGTGGAACTATGCCAAG agaAATAAAGCTCCATATGAGGAAGCAATTCCACTACTTATGCCTCAGCAACATATGGTGATTCCACATTATATGGGAAGAAGCAAGGAGATTGAGTTTGAGAGTAAGAATGTTGAAGAAAATAAGAAAGGCATCAAAAGACGGGATTCCTTTTCTTCTGGATCATCTTTACAAGACATTCCTCTACTTTTGTCTCAAGAGGCCAAGGAGTTGGATAGCTGTACTTTGTCTCCAAAATCAAATGGGTTGGACACTACTGCCAGTAAAAGTGTTTCTTTTGCTTTTGGAAAGTCCAAAATAGAACCAGCAGTTGCAGACACACCTATGAAAGGCTTTGTTGATGACCTTCGCTCCTCGGATCTTTATAATGAAAAATCTTCGGATGTAAAATGGCAGCCTGAAGCTGAACTTTCAGACTCAGATTGGTGGGAAAGGCAAGAACGGGCTGCTCAAGGTGGTTTTGTCGATGAAGCTGGACAGGTTGGACCGCGAACTTCATGTCGGTGTCAG ATTATAAGGAGTGTCAGTCAGTGGTCCGCTGGAACCAGCCAAATAGAAGAGAGCATTCACTGTGCTTATTGCTCCCTCATTGACAAAGCAGAACACTTTGTTTATATAGAG AACCAGTTTTTCATATCAGGCCTCTCAGGAGATGAAATTATTCGGAATCGTGTCTTAGAAGCATTATACCGGCGTATTATGCGAGCATACAATGACAAGAAGTGTTTTAGGGTTATTATTGTCATACCCCTGCTTCCTGGTTTCCAG GGAGGTCTTGATGATGCTGGTGCAGCATCTGTGAGAGCCATAATGCATTGGCAGTATCGTACCATTTGCAGAGGACAGAATTCAATACTGCATAATCTTTATGATCTTCTTGGACCTAAAGCTCATGATTACATATCTTTCTATGGTCTTAGAGCACACGGTAAACTTTTTGATGGCGGTCCTGTGGCTACCAGTCCG GTATATGTGCATAGTAAAGTTATGATAATTGATGACCGTGCTGCCTTAATTGGATCTGCTAATATTAACGATAGAAGTTTACTCGGCTCAAGAGATTCAGAG ATTGGCGTGCTTATTGAAGACAAAGAATTTGTTGATTCATGGATGGGAGGAAATCCTTGGAAGGCTGGAAAATTTGCTTTGAGCCTTCGCCTTGCATTGTGGTCCGAAAATCTTGGTCTTCACCGAGGAGAG ATAAATCAAATAATCGACCCCATTATCGATTCGAGTTACAAAGATATATGGGTTGGGACTGCAAAG ATGAATACGACAATCTACCAGGATGTGTTCTCCTGTGTCCCGAGTGATCTCATACATTCCCG GCTTGCGCTCCGACAAAGCATTGTGTATTGGAAAGAAAGACTCGGTCACACTACAATCGATTTAGGAATAGCCCCTACAAAATTAGAATCATATCACAACGGAGAGGTTAAACAAGTAGACCCCATGGAAAGATTAAAATCGGTAAGAGGACATCTTGTTTCGTTCCCCTTGGATTTCATGTGCAAAGAAGATTTACGACCTGTATTTAATGAGAGTGAATATTATGCATCTCCCCAAGTTTTTCATTGA